The window CAGCTATTTGACGCGGCGGCATCTTAGCTTGTCCAGCCAAAACCATAGCAATATTAGTTGCAAAGTCACCATGAGCCGAGTCACGTGGCACTTCTAATTTAATATTAGGTAACTTTTCGATATTCAGCTCTTTTGCATTATTAATCGCCTGCTCTATCTCTGTTACCAATCTCTCCTCTAACTTTTGCACCAGAGCCATATTAATCCTCCTTATAAGTTATATTTAACTGATTCTCACTTATTATCTCTTCTCCATTATATAATTGATAGCTTAAATCAATCATTCCTTGAAAAGAATCTACATCTATATTTAATTCTTTGACCTCAACTTGAAAGTTTAAAGTTCCATAAGGGGTATGATAATCAAAATCACTCTGTTTATCAAGAACAAACTCCTGTATCATTCTTACTTGACCTTGTCGAATCAAAGTTAATTCATCCTCTTTTATCTTTAAAGTAGTCTCAACACCCTTTAACCCTTCTAAATCTTCCTTATATTTCAAGTAATAAATACCTTTTTTATTATAAAGTAAACCTTTTGTCTTAAATGCAATCTCATTCTTATCCAAACCTTCAATCTGCGAACTATTAATCATAATCTTTACCTCTTGTGGCAAGGTATCAACCTCTTTCTATATTTACTGATTAGTAATTGATAATCAGTTATCTTTTATTTATTATAATTTAATAAATAACAATCATTCACCAAAATATTATAATACAACAATAATTAATTATACCTTCTAGCCTTAATTTTTTCAAGACTATAATTGAAATCCTTTTGCATATCTTTGACCATCTTCTTTGCTTGCTAATTCTCTAAAGTCCTTTACAACACACCCTAAAGATTCTAATTTATTCATTAAAGATTTTAGTGCTTTAGACCTTCCCCAAAATCTTTCTTGTACAAAAACTATAACATCTTGTCCAGTAGTCATCTTGGCATTCTGTAAGAATAAATCTATCTTGGGATCTATCTTTCCTCCAAATATCCCCAAATTGAGACTGCCTACTACCACCAGATCATATCTACCAAAATAAATCTTAGTTGAATTATTTAATATCTCTTCTGTATCTACTTTGATCCCATGCTCTTCAAAACCTAATTTCAACCCATCTACTATACTAGATAACTTCTCATCTTTAGAATAAGCAATCAATACCTTCTTCATTAAATTCAACCCCCATTAGAATTTAATACTTTATTCTATAATTTATCTCAAATTTTATCTTTATAAGAATAAAGAAATCAGCTTATAAATAACTGCTGTAATCCCACTAGCAATCAAAGGTCCACTTGGAACACCTTTAAAGAAGGCAACCCCTAAAATAACCCCAGAAACCAAGTTAATTGTTACTGTTGGTTTATTCTCCATTAGCCATAATCCTTCTCTAGTAAACTGAGTTACGGCAATTCCCATAACTAAGGCTAAAATAGCAACTGGATTTAATATATTCTCTGTTATCCCTTCTAATTTTAAATCTCCTGTAGCTAAAGGAGTTAAAACCCCTAACATAATTAAAATAATCCCTATTTTAACACTATAATTATCAATGATATTCAAAACTTGGTCTGCTTTAAGTAACCTAACAGCTAATAATACTATCCCAGAGATAATTAAAGAGTTATTTTTAGCAATAAGACCCAAAAACAATATAAGTCCCAATATTAAATTAACTTGCATTTCAAACACCTTCTCTTCATTATATAGTTATAAAAATATACCATTATATAACAACTTATATGGTTGTTGGTAATCCATTTGAATTACAAATATGTCTATACCTTGTTGAATAATTATAATTTAATATCTATATATTTTTTAACCACAAACTCTTGGTTAATTTTCGCCTAAAAAGCAACTTACTTTTTTTCTTAGCCAAAATTATTAATACCGAAAAGCATTTAAATGTTTTCGGTATTAATTCTAAAAAATTATTTATCATAACCGTAATTAATAGTATAATCTAATAAACTAAATTCATTAATATACCATTCATCATCTATTTTTAATAATTTAAACACTATTTTCCCGCTATCCATTGTAACAACCTGAAGACTTTTATCATTTCTTAGAAGTGATACATCATAACCATCCTGTTCTAGTAAATTGATAATAATATCCCTATTAATAAATACACTCTTTGAATTAAAATCAGCAATAACAGTTACGGTATTATCCCCTGAAGAAATAACAATATTTTTGATTTCAAATTGTTCTGCTTTTGTATATAGCCAAGTTATAGATGATGTTATATTACTTATATAAATATCTCTATTATCAAAAGAATTACCTAGGGAAGAACCATCCTTATATTCAATTTTACTTTTTATAGCTCCTTGTGGAATCATAGCAGAATAAACTTTAGAATCATCCTTATCTTTAATACCTTCAACCCATAAGTTTATCTTCTTACTTATCCCCTCCTTATCCTCAGCACTTAATCCCCCCAAACATCCAGTCAAGAAGGTTAATAATAAAAATATACTGATTAATATTAGATAAGATTTTCTATTCATTAATACTCCTCCTAATTTTATAATATACTTAAAAAACTTCTAGATTAAAGCATAATTACCTTTAAATATATTATAAAATAGATAAAGTTTGAACTATCAATTCCTATATCTATAAAGTATCTAAAAGGAACTAATAAATCTCTTTACTTTCTTACTAAATATCACCTTTAAAAAAGCACCTTACCTTTCCCTATTCTTAGAAATAATAGAATAACATCAAAATTAATAGTTAATTTGCTCTCCTTAGATGAGAAAATACTAATTTTCTATAAAGAATTATATCAACAAACTTGTAGATCTAGAATTAAATATAAGGTTTTAGTTATTAAATTTCTTTAATAAAAAAAAGTAGGTTACAATGCTGTAACCTACCTAATACATTTAATTAAAATACTTTTAAATATTGGTCTAATTCCCATTGATGTACTTGAGTTCTATATACATCCCATTCGATTAATTTAGCCTCTACAAAGTGCTCTACAACATGTTCTCCTAAAGCATCTTTAACTAAATCATCAGCTAATAATTCTTGAATAGCATCAAAAAGACTACCTGGAAGATTATCAATTCCTGCTGCTTCTCTTTCAGCTTTAGTCATTTCGAAGATATCTTCAATAATCTCTTTAGGTGGTTCAATTTTATTCTTAATTCCATCTAATCCTGCTTTTAACATAACAGCAGTAGCTAAATATGGATTTGCAGATGGATCAGGGTTTCTCATCTCTACTCTTGTTCCTGCTCCTCTAGCTGCTGGAATTCTGATTAATGCACTACGGTTAGAAGCAGACCAAGCTAAATAAACTGGAGCTTCATATCCTGGTACTAATCTCTTATAAGAGTTTACAGTAGGATTAGTAATAGCTGCAATAGCTTTAGCATGCTTTAATAATCCTCCTATGTAATAATAAGCCTCTTGACTTAAACCTAATTTATCATTTTCATCATAGAATGCATTTTTTCCATCTTTAAATAGAGATTGATTCATATGCATTCCAGAACCGTTCTCACCAAAGATTGGTTTTGGCATAAATGTAGCATGTAAATCATGCTCATTAGCAATAGCCTTAACTACAAATCTAAATGTAGCAATATTATCAGCAGTTCTTAAAGCATCTTCATACTTAAAGTCAACTTCATGTTGTCCTGGAGCAACCTCATGGTGAGATGCTTCCATTTCAAAGCCCATTTGCTCTAAAGCTAATACAATATCACGTCTTGTGTTTTCACCTTTATCGATAGGTCCTAAGTCAAAATATCCACCTTGATCATGAGTAATAGTAGTTGGATTACCTTCTTCATCTCTTTCAAATAAGAAGAATTCTGGTTCTGGTCCAACATACATTTGATAACCCATCTCTTCAGCCTCTTTTAAAGCTCTTCTTAATACATTTCTTGGTCCACCTTCAAATGGAGTTCCATCTGGCATATATACATCACAGATTAATCTTGCTACTGCACCATCCTTTGGTCTCCATGGAAATACAGTAAATGTATCATAATCTGGTTTTAAATACATATCCGATTCATTAATTCTAGTAAAACCATCAATAGATGAACCATCAAACATAATTTTACCATCTAATGCATCTTCTAATTGATTAACTGTAATCGCTACGTTTTTGATTACTCCTAAAATATCAGTAAACTGTAATCTGATAAATTTAACTTCTAACTCCTCAGCTTTTCGTAAAATATCTTCTTTAGTAAAGTTACTCATCGCTACTTCCTCCTTAAATTCTGTTTTATTTTTTTCTATCTTAACAGACAAGTGAATATATGTCAAGTTGATGTTAACGTTTTTAAAAATTTTTATTATCTCTTTAAAATCTATAATTTTAGTTATTTAAAATAATATATCTTTGTATACTAAAATCAAATTACTTATTTTCTAAGTTATTAACACACTCTATGTTAAATAAGTCTTATCTAATATTATTAGATTTTATTCAGAAACTATCAATCGATATTATCTGTAATTAATTAGTTTTATATTCAACTTAATTAATAATGATATTTATAAAGTTATATTACTTTTTAATAATTAAAGACAACTAAGTACATACTAAGGTATGATTAATTTCTATACAGGAGGTATAAATATGTCTAAAGAAGGTGGATTATCAGTTTGGCATCTTACCATGTTGGCTCTTGGAACAGTAGTAGGAGGTTCTTTCTTTTTGGGATCAGCTATTGCTATTAGAACAGCTGGTCCTAGTATAATAATCTCATATCTTTTGGTAGGAGCACTAGTTTATATTATCTTGACAGCCCTTTCTGAGATGACTGTTGCAGAACAACTACCTGGCTCTTTTAGAACATATTCAAAAAGAATGTTTGGTTCCCTAGTAGGCTTTGTTGTAGGCTGGGTTTATTGGACTGGTTTAATTTTAGCTATGTCCAGTGAAGCTACAGCTGCATCATTATTAATCAGATCTTGGCTACCTACAATCTCTTTACCATTAACATCCATATTGATTATCATTGCAGTAACACTCCTAAATTTATTAGGGGCTAAAATATTAACAACATTAGAAAGCGGTTTAGCCTTAATCAAACTATCAGCTATAGTAGCATTTATATTAATAGGTCTAGCACTTATCTTCGGATTAACCCCAAATAGAACAGCTATCGGCATAGGAGCTTTAGCTACTGAACCCTTGCTTCCTGGTGGTCTATCAGGTCTTGCAGGTAGTATGTTAATAGTTATGTTCACCTATGCAGGATTTGAAATGATTGGGTTAGCCGCTTCTGAGGCAGAAGATGCCCATTCTACTATTCCCCGTGCTATTAAATATACAGTATTAGGGCTTGTAGGGCTATATTCTTTCGCTATACTCGTACTTCTACCTTTAATTCCAACAGCAGTACTTACAGAAGACGTAGGCCCTTTTGTAGCTGCCTTAGATAGAGTAGGTATTAGTTGGGTTGCAAACATTATGAATATCATCTTAATCATAGCAATTCTATCAACTATGCTTGCAGCTATGTTTGGTTTAGGGAGAATGGTGCGTTCCCTTGCTAAAGAAGGCTCTGCCCCTTCATGGTTAAAGGATAAAGGTGATGTTCCTTTTCGCGGAATAATATTCTCTGGAATAGGGATGGTTGCAGGTATGGGATTAGCTTATATACTCCCAAGTGAAATCTATGTCTTTTTAGTAAGCTCAGGAGGTTTCTCTTTGCTCTTTACCTATGTTATCATTATGGCTACACATTATAAATTTCGAAAAAAACAGGGATGTCCACCAACAGGAAACTGCCAACTTACAGGATATCCTTATACTTCTCTAGCTGCATTATTTTTCTTAGTAGCAATTATAAGCAGTATGCCTTTAATTTCTGGTCAAGCTTCAGGACTTATAGCAGGTTTAATACTTGTAGGCTTTTATACTTTGTCTTATATAGCTTTAAAAACCTACTCTTTAATAAAATCTAATGAAAATATATCTCTTATAAAAATTTTAGGAGTTAAAGATATTTATAAAGAAAAAGATAGAATTGGCAGCAAGAGATTAGTAAGGACTCTAAAACCTGCTACTAACTGGGAAGTTTCAGGAGAGTTAGTGGTGAATAAGTCTTATACTCAAAAAAATTCAATTAATAAAGATAAAATTTAAGCAACCCTTTATATAATATAGCTCTTAAATTCAAAGAATAGCTCAGATATATTTGAGCTATTCTTTTTTATTTTTACATTTCATTGAAATTAATCTTTTAAATAAAAGTTTTTTTATAAGGAGGATTATGAATCTGTCATTAATAATTACTTAGATGAATAGAACAGCAAGATAGATAAATTTAAATCAAGCACTCTGAAAGCATTAATAATTTCATTGGTATTTGTAATAGTTATATCTATCGTTATCTCTGCTAAGTTTTCTCATTATTTAGCTAAATGTATTAAGAAAATATTAGATGGCTTAAACCAAATAGCTAAGGGTAATTTTAATCATAAGTTAAATATTAATAGCAATGATGAATTAGAAGAGTTGAGTATAACCTTTAATGAAAGTAACAAAAATTAGACATTTAATTAAATCGGAACAATTATTAGGGTTAGCTAATGATTAGTTAGTAAACTGTTGTATTAGTGGAAAAATAATTATAGAGAAATATATTTATAGTTACTTAGTACCATATACACATAGGTAAAATTTTAATCTATATATTTATAAACTTTAATCATCCAAAAAATCCAGAATTTAAAAGATTAAAAAACTGGGAGATCTCCCCCAGTTTTTTAATCATCAATCTCTTCATAATCTACATCTATTGAATCAGATAAATCTTCCCATTCATCCTCTGCTTGATATTTAACTTCAGAATAGTTACTCCTCTTATCCTGATAATTAAAAGAACTTTGTTTATGGCTTATATGAACTTTGAATTTATTCTTTACTATATCTCTGATTAAATTTCTAGTAAACGGTATAATCAACATAAAACCACTAATATCAGTCAATAGACCTGGAGTTAAGAGCATCACTCCCCCAATTAGGATTAAGAGCCCTTCAATTAAACTATCAGCAGGCAGCTTACCTCTATCCAAAGAATTTTTAATCTTACTTATCACAATAAAACCTTGTTCACGGGCTAAGCTAACACCTATCACCCCAGTTAAAGCTACTAAAGCCAATGTAGCTAGTGGACCTATATACCCACCTAAGTTAATTAATATTGATAATTCAACCATGGGAACTATAGTAAATAATAATAGTAACCTTAAAAACATAATAGTCACCTTCTTAATTATAAGTTATTATCTACTATTATACCGTGATTAAATAAAATATACAAAATAATTATAAAAAAGCAACTGTCTGCACAGTTGCTTTTTGAGGAGTAATTCTAAAATTGTATGTTTATATATTACTTAAAAAAGCTTCAACTTCCTCAGCAGTTGAGAAAGTCAATGCTTTTTGAGCAATCTCTTTTGCTTCTTCTAAACTCATATTTCTGATTCCATCTTTAACCTCTGGA of the Orenia metallireducens genome contains:
- a CDS encoding DUF1934 domain-containing protein, whose translation is MINSSQIEGLDKNEIAFKTKGLLYNKKGIYYLKYKEDLEGLKGVETTLKIKEDELTLIRQGQVRMIQEFVLDKQSDFDYHTPYGTLNFQVEVKELNIDVDSFQGMIDLSYQLYNGEEIISENQLNITYKED
- a CDS encoding DUF441 domain-containing protein, whose translation is MQVNLILGLILFLGLIAKNNSLIISGIVLLAVRLLKADQVLNIIDNYSVKIGIILIMLGVLTPLATGDLKLEGITENILNPVAILALVMGIAVTQFTREGLWLMENKPTVTINLVSGVILGVAFFKGVPSGPLIASGITAVIYKLISLFL
- the glnA gene encoding type I glutamate--ammonia ligase, whose protein sequence is MSNFTKEDILRKAEELEVKFIRLQFTDILGVIKNVAITVNQLEDALDGKIMFDGSSIDGFTRINESDMYLKPDYDTFTVFPWRPKDGAVARLICDVYMPDGTPFEGGPRNVLRRALKEAEEMGYQMYVGPEPEFFLFERDEEGNPTTITHDQGGYFDLGPIDKGENTRRDIVLALEQMGFEMEASHHEVAPGQHEVDFKYEDALRTADNIATFRFVVKAIANEHDLHATFMPKPIFGENGSGMHMNQSLFKDGKNAFYDENDKLGLSQEAYYYIGGLLKHAKAIAAITNPTVNSYKRLVPGYEAPVYLAWSASNRSALIRIPAARGAGTRVEMRNPDPSANPYLATAVMLKAGLDGIKNKIEPPKEIIEDIFEMTKAEREAAGIDNLPGSLFDAIQELLADDLVKDALGEHVVEHFVEAKLIEWDVYRTQVHQWELDQYLKVF
- a CDS encoding amino acid permease; the encoded protein is MSKEGGLSVWHLTMLALGTVVGGSFFLGSAIAIRTAGPSIIISYLLVGALVYIILTALSEMTVAEQLPGSFRTYSKRMFGSLVGFVVGWVYWTGLILAMSSEATAASLLIRSWLPTISLPLTSILIIIAVTLLNLLGAKILTTLESGLALIKLSAIVAFILIGLALIFGLTPNRTAIGIGALATEPLLPGGLSGLAGSMLIVMFTYAGFEMIGLAASEAEDAHSTIPRAIKYTVLGLVGLYSFAILVLLPLIPTAVLTEDVGPFVAALDRVGISWVANIMNIILIIAILSTMLAAMFGLGRMVRSLAKEGSAPSWLKDKGDVPFRGIIFSGIGMVAGMGLAYILPSEIYVFLVSSGGFSLLFTYVIIMATHYKFRKKQGCPPTGNCQLTGYPYTSLAALFFLVAIISSMPLISGQASGLIAGLILVGFYTLSYIALKTYSLIKSNENISLIKILGVKDIYKEKDRIGSKRLVRTLKPATNWEVSGELVVNKSYTQKNSINKDKI
- a CDS encoding HAMP domain-containing protein, with the translated sequence MVFVIVISIVISAKFSHYLAKCIKKILDGLNQIAKGNFNHKLNINSNDELEELSITFNESNKN
- a CDS encoding FxsA family protein, with protein sequence MFLRLLLLFTIVPMVELSILINLGGYIGPLATLALVALTGVIGVSLAREQGFIVISKIKNSLDRGKLPADSLIEGLLILIGGVMLLTPGLLTDISGFMLIIPFTRNLIRDIVKNKFKVHISHKQSSFNYQDKRSNYSEVKYQAEDEWEDLSDSIDVDYEEIDD